DNA from Bradyrhizobium japonicum USDA 6:
CCACGGCGTCGTTCGACAGGCGCGCCTGCATCAGCCGCGCGATGCCGGTCAGCCATTCACCACTGCGGCGCGCCTCGTCGCTTTCGAGATCATAGAGGCCGGCGCCGGCATGGGTGTCGATGACACGGAATGCGCCCGGCTTGTCCTGAAGGTAGGTAATGATGCGCGCCAGCACGATGTGCTTGATGACATCGGCGAAGTTTCCGGCGTGGAAGGCGTGACGGTAGTTCATGAGACAGGACTACGCTACGTCACGGCTTGAGCAAAGCGGCATGCGCACCTGTCGCGGACGTGCCGCAATGCTCTTAGTGTTGTGGGCCAGGCCAGGGCCCGGGGTCTGGATTCCCATGCAGCATTGACCCCGATTCTGCAGCGCACCGCCGAAGCGGCGCTGCGTCCGGAGCGCTTGGACTAGCCACCTCTGATCGGCGGCATCGTCACCTGGTCACGGCGGCAGGCGCGGCGCTCGATCTCCTCGCAGGCCCGGAATTGCAGGTCCTTGCTGAGGCAGATGCGGACCTCCGAGAGCCGGGTCCGGTTGCAGGTGACCGAGATGGCCGCGTTGCTCAGGCCCGCATTGGCTCTGATAAAGGCTTCCTCCACCTCGCCCGGCGCCACGGTCTTGGCCTGCGACAGTTCGAGATATTCCGCCGGGATCTTGATCGCGGCGCGCGCCTTACGGATCGTCTCGAAATAATTGCGGCTGTCGAGCCCGGAGCAGGTGCCGTGCTTGTCCCACTCGTTGAAGATCAGCCCCGGCGCCGGCATCAAATCGAGCATCGAAGAGACGATGTTGCGGTTCAGGCGTGGCGACGGCCGCTGGCAATATTCGGGGAAGCCGTTCTCGTATTGCGGCCACAGCCCGTGCACCACGAACGCGTAGGGCCGCCCGCTGCACTGCATCTGCGAGCGACCACCGCCGCCGCGGTTGCGCTCGGACGCCTCCTCGCAGAACGAGGGCGACCATGACAGCGACAGCACATAGAAGTCGAATTCGCCGGGCGCGTTCTGCCGTCTGTCCTGGGCCTTCGCGGCATCCGGCAGCGCGACTAGCCCGGCGGCAAGAACCAGGGGGAGGGTCAGTGAGATCACGAGACGGGTGAAGGAATGCAATCTAAAATGAAACATGGCGACGCCCCTCAACTAGACTGTGCAATCAGCCTAGCAGGCAACAAGAACATTTCAAGAACAAAATGCGAGATAGCCGTCAGCCGCCTGATCAGTCCGATTCAGGCCTTTCCCGGTGAAGGCTCGTCTATCAAGGCCTGGCGGCGCGGCAGGACGGATTGTAGGCCCAGTTGCGGTCGAGCCCGACCACGCACCATTCCACACCATTGCCGTAGCCGGCGAAGCCGCCATCCTCGATGATCGAGAAATGCACCTTGCGCACCTTGCCGTCATTGAGCATGGCGTCGCCGGTGCAATAGCGGCGCGGAATGTTGTCGGACTGCCAGGGCCGGAACGCGATCTCGTGAACGGCGGCGAAGCCGGTGATCTTCAACGAGGAATTCCAGAACGAGCTTTCCTTCTCCCAGAACTGGGTGGCGATGGTCGGCAGCGCCCTCTCGCAATCGACGACGGCGCCGTCATAGCGCGGCCCGTTCAGCCAGAAGTTCAGCTCCAGCGGATTGGCAGCCCTGGCCTCACCGAGCGACAGCGCCCCGAACATGAGGCCGAGCAAGGCGGCAAAGCGGAGCGATTTCAGGGTGAGGGCGCGCATGGGCAATCCGGACAGCTGGGTCTTGCGAAGCATGGACGGTGCCGCGAAGGCCGGGGCAGGTCAAGTGCAGCGCGGCAACACTTGGCCAAGAGTTGACCCTAGCGTCGCAGCCGGCAGGGCATCAGTTCTTTTCATGGACATCCCGGCACCGTAAACTGGCGCCAACCAATTGGAGTGACGGGAATGCGAATCATTGCGGCCGCGGGCCTTCTTGCCGGCCTGGTTGTCTCGGGAATGATGGCCAGCCAGTCGGCACGCGCCGATATGCTTCCGGTGCCCCCGTTCAAGGGCAACGACACCGGCGGCATCATCGCTTATTCGATGGCGACCCAGACCGATGCGCGGCAGGTCGCGGTCGATCACTGCGCGCGCTACGGCAAGGTCGTGAAATTCCTCGCGGTGCAGGCCTTTGAGGGCGGCTACATCTCGTTCTCCTGCCGTTGGGTGCCCTATGGCGCTGCCCAACAGCCGATCCGCACGCTGTACTGAGGCGCTTTCGGAACGTCGGGAGCTTCCCACATGACGCGCAAGCTCGCTTTGCTCGGCTCGGTCCTTTGTCTTGTGTTGCAGGCAGGCAGCGCCAGCGCTGACGATCTGCCGGTGCGCAAGGCCGGTCTCTGGGAGATGAAGATGGTCAGGACCGGCACGCCGATGCCGGAGATGACCATGCAGCACTGCACCGACGAGACCGTCGACAAGGAGATGAACAACAACGTCTCCCCGATGGCCAAGCAGATCTGCGCCAAGCAGGACATCAAGAAGACCGCGACCGGTTATGTCAGCGATTCCGAGTGTAGCGTCGCCGGCATCAGCACGACCTCGCATGCCGAGATCACCGGCGATTTCAACTCGGCCTATACGGTGAAGACCTCGTCGCATGCACAAGGCGGCGCCGCCGGCGCAGCAGGCCGCGACACCACGATGCAGCTCGAAGCCAAGTGGCTCGGGGCCTGCAAGCCCGACCAGAAGCCCGGCGACATCGTGATGCCCGGCGGCTTCAAGATGAACGTGCGCGACATGGACAAGCTGAAGGCGCTGCTGCCGAAGTAGGGTGTCGTCCCCGCACAACCGGTGCGCTCCCTCGCCCCGTTTTTACGGGGAGAGGGTTGGGGTGAGGGGCAGTCTCTCCGCGTATGAGATTGTCGTGAGACCTGTACCCCCTCACCCGAATTCGATCTGCGATCGAATTCGACCTCTCCCCGCAAGCGGGGCGAGGTAAGGAAAGCTACACCGGAATCCTCACACTCGCCCTTAATCCCCCCATCGGGCTGTCGCCGAGGGTGATGTCGCCGCCATGCGAGCGCGCGATGTCGCGGGCGATGGCGAGCCCCAAGCCGGTGCCGCCTTCGTCCTGGTTGCGGGCGTTGTCGAGCCGCAGGAACGGCTTGAACACCTCTTCGCGCAAGTGCGCGGGAATGCCGGGGCCGTCGTCCTCGACCGTGACGGTCAAATAACGGTGATCGCGCTGGCCGTTGATGGCGATGCTCTTGCCGTAGCGCGCCGCATTGGTGACGAGGTTGGCGAGGCAGCGCTTGAACGAGGCCGGCTTCACGGTCACCACGGGCAGGCCGTGGAACGCGACGGTCGCGGTGTGGCCGTGGCGCTCGGCGTCGCTGCGCAGCTCCTCGAGCGCCTGCGCCATGTCGGTCGGCTGCGACTGCTCGCCGGAATCGCCGCGGGCAAACGCAAGGTAGTCCTCCAGCATCATCGACATCTCGTCGACGTCCTTGCGCATGCCCTCGAGCTCCGGGTTGTCGCCAATCAGCGCGAGCTCGAGCTTGAAGCGGGTCAGGATGGTGCGCAGATCGTGGCTGACGCCGGCAAGCATCGCGGTGCGCTGCTCCATCGTGCGCTCGATGCGTGACTTCATCTCGAGGAAAGCGACCGCCGCGCGCCGTACCTCGCGCGCGCCGCGCGGCCGGAAGTTCGGCGCCTCGCGGCCCTTGCCGAAGCTTTCTGCGGCGTCCGCCAGCCGCAGGATCGGCTTGATCTGGTTGCGCAGGAACAGCACCGCGACGATCAGGAGGATCGAGGACGTGCCGACCATCCAGAACAGGAAGATCTCCGAGTTCGAGGCATAGGCGGCGCTGCGCTGCGCGAACACGCGCATCACAGCATCATCGAGCTGGATCCGGATCTCGACGAGGTTGGAGCGGCCGACGGTGTCGATCCAGAACGAGCGTCCGATCTGGCGACCGAGCTGCACCGACAGCGTCTGGTCGAGCAGCGAGAAGAACGGCTTAGGTCCCGGCGGCGGCATGTCGCCGGCCGGCAGGAAGTCCACCACGAGGCCGAGGCGCTGCTGGGCGATGCGGCGGATCTGGTCGCGGTCCTTGTCCTGCGGATAGCCCTTGTAGATGTCGATCAGCGCGGCGATGTCCTGCACGACAGCGGCCGACAGGCGGCGCGTCACCGTGTTCCAGTGCCGCTCCATGAACACGAAGGCGACGACCGATTGCAGGATCACCATCGGCACGATCATGATCAGCAGCGCACGCGCATAGAGGCCGGTCGGCATCCAGCCCTTGAACGCGTTGCCCATCCAGCCATTGGCGGCGGAGACCCGGCCGGCGGCGCTCTTCAACAGCGTCAGGCCGGTATCGATCGTGCTCATCGGTCGCGCTTCACTGCTTTATGGCGAGGCCACCAGGCGGTAGCCGATGCCGCGCACCGCCTGGAGGAACAGCGGATTGGCGGGGTCGGTCTCGATCTTCCGCCTGAGGCGGTTGATCTGCACGTCGACGGCGCGCTCGTTGACGCTGCCATTGCCGGTGAGCGCGCTGCGCGGCACGGTCTCGCCCGGTGTCTCCGAGAGAATCCGCAGCATCTCGCGTTCGCGGTCGGTGAGGTGAATGACCTCCTCGCCCTGGCGCAGCTCGCCGCGATCGAGATGGTAGACGTAAGGGCCGAACGCGATCTTCTCCACCGCGGCGGTTTGCGGCGGCGGTGCGGCGCGCTTGAGGATGTTGTTGATGCGCAGCGCAAGCTCGCGCGGCTCGAACGGTTTTGCCACGTAATCGTCGGCGCCGATCTGCAGGCCTTCGATGCGGGCTTCGGCCTCGTGCCGCGCTGTCAGCATCACGATCGGCACCGAGGAGGAGGTCCGGATGAAGCGGGCGAGATCGAAGCCGGTCTCGCCGGGCATCATGACGTCGAGGATCAGGAGATCGAAATGCAGGCCCATGAGCTTCGAGCGTGCATCGCCGGCGCTTGCCGCAGTGGTCACCCGATAACCTTCGCTGGCGAGGAAGCGCGACAACAGATCGCGGATGCGGCGGTCGTCGTCGACCAGCAGCAGATGCGGCGCATCGTCGGCCGGTTCGACCGGCGGGCGGGCGAGCGTGGCAGCGAACGGCACGTTCACTCCTTTCCGTCTTGATTGACGTTGGCGAAGATCGTCTCCAGCACCTTGTCCGGATCGTCGCGGTCGATCATCGCGCGCAGGAAGCGCTTGACGGTCTCGGCATCCTGCGGCGCCAGCTCGGCGAGCGCCTTGGTGATCCGCGTGGTCTGGAGCCCGGCGAGCTTCTGCACCAGCGCCTCGCCCTTCGGCGTCGCGTAGAGCAGGCGCTGGCGGCGGTCATTGTCGCCGGTCTTTTGCACGATATAGCCCTCGTCCAGGAGCTGCTTGAGCACGCGGCCAAGCGACTGCTTGGTGATGCGCAGGACATCGAGCAGGTCGGCGACCTTGAGGCCGGGATAGCGATAGACGAAATGCATGACCCGGTGGTGGGCCCGGCCGAAGCCGAAAGCCTCCAGCTCCTGGTCGGGATCACCGACGAAATCACGATAGGCGAAGAACAGCAGTTCAATGATATCCCAGCGCAAATTGCCTCCATCGCCTGCGGCCGGCCGCGGCTCGGCTGCGTCTTGAGAGGGAGTTGCGAAATTTATGTCAGGCATATTGACGTATCTTGGGTTCAATGTTACAAAACGATCAGCCCGCACGAAATTTTAGATCGCTTCGCGTCGGGTGGCAGTTCTAGGAGCGGCCGGAGAGAGCCGGACAGGCGGCGACGGCCGACGCAGATCTACCGTGCGATTGTCGAGCGGCATTTCGGCAAAACATACTGGACTTCCGCCTTCCGCAAAAGCATGTCCTCGGCGACATGCTGGCCACGGAAACCGGCCGTAACAAGGCTGGCGGCGGTCCGGCCACAACCTAATCAAGCCAGCCGGGCCCAAACAGGGCAGGCGGGCGCCAGAACAGCGCCGCTACCGGCAGCGGGAGGCAAGGACATGAGTATGAAATTCGACATCCAGCCCGCATCCAATCCGACATCCGAGAAGGACCGCATCGCCAAGCTGGTGGATCCCGGCTTCGGTCGGGTCTTCACCGATCACATGGCGATCGTCCGCTACAACCAGGCCAAGGGCGGCTGGTATGAAGCACGCGTCGAGGCGCGCGCCAACTTCCAGCTCGATCCGGCCGGCGCGGTTCTGCACTACGCCCAGGAAATCTTCGAAGGGCTCAAGGCCTACAAGCGTGACGACGGCGGCGTGAACCTGTTCCGCCCCGACGCCAATGCGCGCCGCTTCAAGGATTCCGCCGACCGCATGGCGATGGCGCAGCTGCCCGAGGACGTCTTCATCGAGGCGGTCGAGCAGGTCGTGCGCATCGATCGCGCCTGGATGCCGGGCGGCGAGGGCAGCCTCTATCTGCGCCCCTTCATGATCGCGAGCGAGACCTTCCTCGGCGTCAAGCCGTCGTCCGAATACATCTTCGCGGTGATCGCTTCGCCGGTTGGCTCCTATTTCAAGGGCGGACCTGCGCCGGTCTCGATCTGGGTCTCGGAGAACTACACCCGCGCCGCGATCGGCGGCACCGGTGCCGTCAAGTGCGGCGGCAATTACGCGGCGAGCCTGCGTGCGCAGGCCGAAGCGATCCAGCACGGTTGCGATCAGGTCGTCTTCCTCGACGCGGTCGAGCGCCGCTACATCGAGGAGCTCGGCGGCATGAACGTCTTTTTCGTGTTCGAGGACGGCTCGCTCTCGACGCCGCCGCTCGGCACGATCCTGCCCGGCATCACCCGCGACTCCATCATCGCGCTCGCGAAGGATGCCGGTAAGACGGTGCGCGAGGAGCCGTACTCGCTCGACCAGTGGCGCAAGGATGCGGCGAGCGGCAAGCTGAAGGAAGCGTTCGCCTGCGGCACCGCTGCCGTGATCTCGCCGATCGGCAAGGTGCGCTCGGTGAGCGGTGATTTCGACATCAGCGGCGGCGCCGCCGGCCCCGTCGCCATGGGCCTGCGCAAGCAGCTCATCGACATCCAGTACGGCCGCACCAACGATCCGCACAACTGGATCAAAAAGGTGTTTTGATCGACGGCGATTACGTTTCCCCTCTCGCACTAGGGAGAGGGGAAACGCGCAACGTTTGTGGCTTATTGCGCACTGAACGTGCTGCGGCCGACACGCGACAAAGCCAGGAGACATCGAAGCATCCTGGACATCGCGATCATGGCAACACAACTCTCCCAGCCCCTGAAATGGGTCGTTCTCGCCGCAATCACCGGCGTCAGCGTTTTTGGCATCCTGACCATCGGCCCCACGCCCGAGGTCGCCGCACAAGACCGCTCGCCGATCGTCGACGTGCGCACCACCGATCCCGAGATGAACACCGCGATCGCGCGCGCCCGCGGTACGCTCCCGACCTTCTGGGCGTCCTATGACGCGCCAAGGCCGTCGGAGACCGGGCACGCCTTGAAGGTGCGCTTTTCGACCCGCAGGGGCGGGGAGCATATCTGGATCGGCGACGTGAAGAAGCTGCCGAACGGCACCTATTCGGGCCTCTTCGCCAACGAGCCCCGCGATCTGCCGGGCAAACGGGCCGGCGACACGGTCAAGTTCAGTGAAGCGGACATCTCAGACTGGATGTTCATGCGCAACGGCAAGATCGTCGGCGGCGAAACCATCAAGCCGACGCTGAAGTCGCTGCCAAAGGCGGATGCGGATGCCCTGAGGGCCCGGATGGAGCAGCCGTAGGGATGCAGTCGTCATTCCGGGATGGTCCGAAGGACCAGACCCGGAATCTCGAGATTCCGGGTTCGATGCTGCGCATCGCCCCGGAATGACGGCGAATGGGCTGGTCCTATGGGCTCCCGGAAGGCGGCAGCGGTTGCTGCTTTGCGCGTCGGCTGGTAAACGCCGCGCATGGCCGAGAAACCCAAAAAACCCCAGAAACTGAAGGCGCGCCTGCCGCGCGGGCTCGAGGATCGCGATCCCGCCGCGATCCGGGCGACGCGCGAGATGGTCGAAAAGATCCGCGCCGTCTACGAGCTCTACGGGTTCGAGCCCGTGGAAACGCCGGCGATGGAATACACTGATGCGCTCGGCAAGTTCCTGCCCGACCAGGACCGCCCGAACGAGGGCGTGTTCTCGTTCCAGGACGACGACGAGCAGTGGATCAGCTTGCGCTACGATTTGACCGCACCGCTCGCGCGTTACGTCGGCGAGCGATACGGGACCGACGGTCTGGTCCTGCCCTACCGCAGCTACCGCGTCGGCTATGTGTTCCGCAACGAGAAGCCCGGCCCCGGCCGCTTCCGCCAGTTCATGCAGTTCGATGCCGACACGGTCGGCTCGGCGACGCCGGCGGCGGATGCCGAGATCTGCATGATGGCCGCGGACACGATGGAGGCGCTCGGTATTGCGCGCGGCTCCTATGTCGTGAAGGTCAACAACCGAAAAGTGCTCGACGGCGTTCTGGAAGCCATCGGGCTTGGCGGTGACGAGAACGCCGCGCGCAGGCTGACCGTGCTGCGCGCGATCGACAAGCTGGACAAGTTCTCCGCCGACGAAGTGCGCAAGCTGCTCGGTCCCGGACGATGGGATGGCGGCGAAGAAGGCAAGGGCGACTTCACGAAAGGCGCCAACCTGAGCCCGGCGGAGGCTGATGTTGTTCTCGCCATCACCAAACCGCGCGACGATTGGAAAGACGCGATCGCCGCGGCGGAAACCTACCTCGCCAAGAGCGAGATTGGTCAGGCCGGCGTGAGCGAGCTGGAAGAGATTGCCAAGCTGGTCACGGCGTCGGGGTACGGCGCGGACCGCATCAAGATCGATCCCTCCGTCGTGCGCGGCCTCGAATATTATACCGGCCCCGTCTACGAGGTCGAACTCCTGCTCGAGACCAAGGACGAGAAGGGCCGCCCGGTGCGCTTCGGCTCGGTCGGTGGCGGCGGACGTTACGACGGCCTCGTCTCGCGCTTCCGCGGCGAGCCGGTGCCGGCGACCGGGTTCTCGATCGGCGTGTCCAGGCTCCAGGCCGCGCTGACGCTGCTCGGCAAGCTCGACACGCGGCCCGAATTCGGCCCCGTCGTCGTCACCGTGTTCGATCGCGATCGTGTCGCCGACTACCAGAAGATGGTGGCATCCTTGCGCGCTGCCGGCATTCGTGCCGAACTCTATCTCGGCAATCCCAAGAACATGGGCAACCAGCTCAAATATGCCGACCGCCGCAACTCACCTTGCGTGATCATCCAGGGCTCGGATGAAAAGGCGCGCGGCGAGCTGCAGATCAAGGATCTGATCGAAGGCGCCAAGGCCGCCGCCGCGATCGCCTCTAACCAGGAGTGGCGCGAGAGCCGCCCGGCGCAGTTCTCGTGCAGCGAAGCCGACCTCGTCGCAAAGGTGCGCGAAGTCCTGGGCCGCCATGACGTAAAGTGGGGATAGCCATTCCGGAAGGCCGTCACGCCCGGGCTTGTCCCAGGCATCCACGTCTTGTTTGATGGCGACCGTCAATGGCCGGTGTTCGGCCGCAAGGGAGAGAACGATGCCTGAGATTACCGTCAGCATGGCCGAAGGCCGCACCGACGAGCAGAAGGCCGGCATGATGCGCGACATCACCCAGGCCCTGGTGAAGAATCTCGGCGTCGATGCCGATGCCGTCGTCATCCAGATCAACGAAGCGCCGCTCCGCCACAAGATGAAGGGCGGCAAGACCTTTGTGGAGCGCGCGGCGGCTGCGAAGAAATAGCCAGCGCATATCGGCAGTCTCCACTGTCGTCCCCGCGAAAGCGGGGACCCCATAACCAAAGGGAGTGGTTATTTGGCGAGCTGGTAACTCCGAGTCTTCGCCAAACTACTCCCTGTGGTTATGGGTCCCGGATCAGCGCTCCGCTTCGCTGCGCTTATCCGGGATGACAGCGGAGTTTGAGGCCCCCATGGACGCACGCGACTTCATCAAGGTCGGCATGAGTGCCGAGCGCACGCTGGTGGTGCCGGCGGAGCGCACGGTCGGGCATTTCGTGCCCGGCATGCCTTTTGTCTACGCGACGCCGATGATGATCCTGGAGATGGAGATGACGTCGGGCGATGCGATCCGCGCCTCGCTTCAGCCGGGCTGGGTGACGGTCGGCACCGAGGTCGATATCCGCCACCTCGCAGCTGCTCTCGTCGGCGCGACGGTGCGGACCACCGCAAAGGTGGTCGCAGTCGAGCGCCGCGTCATCCGCTTCGAGGTCGAGGCGTTCGAGGGCATGCGCAGGCTCGGCGAGGGCCGCCATGCGCGCGGGCTCGTGAATGTCGAGACGTTCAACAAGCGGCTCGGGGCGTAGCGGCGAGCGCGAATGCCGTAGGGTGGGCAAAGGCGCGAAGCGCCGTGCCCACCATCTTTTCGGGATTGCGAACGAAGTTGGTGGGCACGCTCCGCTTTGCCCACCCTACGAGACCTACTTCGCCAGCTCCTTCGACCGCTTCGTCGCGGCCGCGATCGCGCGGATCATCAGATCGCGCAGGCCCGGCTCGCCCATCAGCACGCCGAGTGCCGCGGCCGTGGTGCCGCCGGGCGAGGTGACGTTCTGGCGCAGCGTGCTGGAGGGAAGATCCGACTGGTGCAGCAGCTCGCCGGAGCCGGCGACGGTTTCGCGGGCAAGCTTGGTCGCGAGCGCCTCGGGCAGTCCGGCTTCGACACCGGCACGCGCGAGCTCTTCGGCGAGCAGGAACACATAGGCCGGGCCTGAGCCGGAGACGGCGGTTACCGCGTCGATCAAGCCTTCATCCTCGACCCACTCGACCGAGCCAGTGGCGCGCAGCAGCGCATCGGCCACCGCACGCTGCGCGGCACTGACCTTCTTCGCGGCAACCGCGACGGTGATGCCGCGGCCGATCGCGGCCGGCGTGTTCGGCATCGCGCGCACCACGGCGCCACCGCAGACCTCTTCGAGCGATGCGATCGTGGTTCCCGCCATGATCGAGACCACCGAGGTCTTGTCGGACACAAACGATTTCAGCTTCGCGCCGGCCTCGCGGAACATCTGCGGCTTCACCGCGACGATCATCGTCTCGACAAAGCCTGCCGCCTTGGCATCGGGATTGAGCGCGATGCCTTTGGCGGCAAGCGCGGTGATCTCGGGCGAGATGAACGGATCGACCACCGCGACGCGGCGCGGATCGAGCCCGCCCGCCAGCCATCCGGTCAGCATCGCGCCGCCCATCTTGCCGGCGCCGGCGAGGAGGATGGTGCCGGTGATGTTCTTGAGAGTGCTGCTGTCTGCCACTGTGGTCACCACAAACAAAGGTGTCGTCCCGGCGAAGGCCGGGACCCATAACCACAGGCGGTTCTAGTGGATGGAGGGCGGAGCAACAAGCATCGCGCGATACGGAGAAATCACGCGGTAGGGGTCCCGGATCGGCGCTGCGCTCGTCCGGGATGACAGCGGAGGGCGAGGCGAGCCTTACGCCTCTCCGACCGTGTCGAACATCGCCGCGTCCATCGCCTGCGCGGTGGTCTTGCCGGCCCACACCACGAACTGGAACGCGGGAAAGTAGCGCTCGCAGGCATGGATGGCGCCGGCGAGCATGGCTTCGCATTGCGCGGTCGAGGCGGTGAGCCCGCCCGGCAGCACCAGCGCCTGGCGGTGCATGATCATGCCGGTGTTGGTCCACAGATCGAAATGGCCGACCCACAACTGCTCATTGACCGCGGCGACCAGCCGTTGCACTTCGCTCCGCCGCGCAACCGGAATCTTCATGTCGAAGGCGCAGGCCAGATGCAGCGCCTCGATCTCGCCCATCCAGGTGAAGGAGATCTGATAATCGGTCCATTGTCCCTTGGAGACAATCGTGAGCTCGTCTTCGCCGGAGCGTTCGAACGGCCAGTTGTTGCTGGCAGCGATGTCCTCGACCACCGCGAGCGGGTGATTTCTGGAATCGATAGTGCCTTCGAGCAGGGACATTCCGTCTCGACCTCTTGCCTTCTTGTTGTCTTTGATACGCACGCGGTCGCCCCGGCGCGCTCCCTCAACGTCGCTGTCGCGATCCCCTCGGATCAGCGCGA
Protein-coding regions in this window:
- the hisS gene encoding histidine--tRNA ligase produces the protein MAEKPKKPQKLKARLPRGLEDRDPAAIRATREMVEKIRAVYELYGFEPVETPAMEYTDALGKFLPDQDRPNEGVFSFQDDDEQWISLRYDLTAPLARYVGERYGTDGLVLPYRSYRVGYVFRNEKPGPGRFRQFMQFDADTVGSATPAADAEICMMAADTMEALGIARGSYVVKVNNRKVLDGVLEAIGLGGDENAARRLTVLRAIDKLDKFSADEVRKLLGPGRWDGGEEGKGDFTKGANLSPAEADVVLAITKPRDDWKDAIAAAETYLAKSEIGQAGVSELEEIAKLVTASGYGADRIKIDPSVVRGLEYYTGPVYEVELLLETKDEKGRPVRFGSVGGGGRYDGLVSRFRGEPVPATGFSIGVSRLQAALTLLGKLDTRPEFGPVVVTVFDRDRVADYQKMVASLRAAGIRAELYLGNPKNMGNQLKYADRRNSPCVIIQGSDEKARGELQIKDLIEGAKAAAAIASNQEWRESRPAQFSCSEADLVAKVREVLGRHDVKWG
- a CDS encoding branched-chain amino acid aminotransferase; the encoded protein is MSMKFDIQPASNPTSEKDRIAKLVDPGFGRVFTDHMAIVRYNQAKGGWYEARVEARANFQLDPAGAVLHYAQEIFEGLKAYKRDDGGVNLFRPDANARRFKDSADRMAMAQLPEDVFIEAVEQVVRIDRAWMPGGEGSLYLRPFMIASETFLGVKPSSEYIFAVIASPVGSYFKGGPAPVSIWVSENYTRAAIGGTGAVKCGGNYAASLRAQAEAIQHGCDQVVFLDAVERRYIEELGGMNVFFVFEDGSLSTPPLGTILPGITRDSIIALAKDAGKTVREEPYSLDQWRKDAASGKLKEAFACGTAAVISPIGKVRSVSGDFDISGGAAGPVAMGLRKQLIDIQYGRTNDPHNWIKKVF
- the proC gene encoding pyrroline-5-carboxylate reductase; this translates as MTTVADSSTLKNITGTILLAGAGKMGGAMLTGWLAGGLDPRRVAVVDPFISPEITALAAKGIALNPDAKAAGFVETMIVAVKPQMFREAGAKLKSFVSDKTSVVSIMAGTTIASLEEVCGGAVVRAMPNTPAAIGRGITVAVAAKKVSAAQRAVADALLRATGSVEWVEDEGLIDAVTAVSGSGPAYVFLLAEELARAGVEAGLPEALATKLARETVAGSGELLHQSDLPSSTLRQNVTSPGGTTAAALGVLMGEPGLRDLMIRAIAAATKRSKELAK
- a CDS encoding response regulator, yielding MNVPFAATLARPPVEPADDAPHLLLVDDDRRIRDLLSRFLASEGYRVTTAASAGDARSKLMGLHFDLLILDVMMPGETGFDLARFIRTSSSVPIVMLTARHEAEARIEGLQIGADDYVAKPFEPRELALRINNILKRAAPPPQTAAVEKIAFGPYVYHLDRGELRQGEEVIHLTDREREMLRILSETPGETVPRSALTGNGSVNERAVDVQINRLRRKIETDPANPLFLQAVRGIGYRLVASP
- a CDS encoding MarR family winged helix-turn-helix transcriptional regulator: MPDINFATPSQDAAEPRPAAGDGGNLRWDIIELLFFAYRDFVGDPDQELEAFGFGRAHHRVMHFVYRYPGLKVADLLDVLRITKQSLGRVLKQLLDEGYIVQKTGDNDRRQRLLYATPKGEALVQKLAGLQTTRITKALAELAPQDAETVKRFLRAMIDRDDPDKVLETIFANVNQDGKE
- a CDS encoding YbjN domain-containing protein is translated as MSLLEGTIDSRNHPLAVVEDIAASNNWPFERSGEDELTIVSKGQWTDYQISFTWMGEIEALHLACAFDMKIPVARRSEVQRLVAAVNEQLWVGHFDLWTNTGMIMHRQALVLPGGLTASTAQCEAMLAGAIHACERYFPAFQFVVWAGKTTAQAMDAAMFDTVGEA
- a CDS encoding tautomerase family protein, producing MATVNGRCSAARERTMPEITVSMAEGRTDEQKAGMMRDITQALVKNLGVDADAVVIQINEAPLRHKMKGGKTFVERAAAAKK
- a CDS encoding thioesterase family protein; its protein translation is MDARDFIKVGMSAERTLVVPAERTVGHFVPGMPFVYATPMMILEMEMTSGDAIRASLQPGWVTVGTEVDIRHLAAALVGATVRTTAKVVAVERRVIRFEVEAFEGMRRLGEGRHARGLVNVETFNKRLGA
- a CDS encoding ribonuclease T2 family protein, encoding MFHFRLHSFTRLVISLTLPLVLAAGLVALPDAAKAQDRRQNAPGEFDFYVLSLSWSPSFCEEASERNRGGGGRSQMQCSGRPYAFVVHGLWPQYENGFPEYCQRPSPRLNRNIVSSMLDLMPAPGLIFNEWDKHGTCSGLDSRNYFETIRKARAAIKIPAEYLELSQAKTVAPGEVEEAFIRANAGLSNAAISVTCNRTRLSEVRICLSKDLQFRACEEIERRACRRDQVTMPPIRGG
- a CDS encoding DUF3617 domain-containing protein, producing the protein MTRKLALLGSVLCLVLQAGSASADDLPVRKAGLWEMKMVRTGTPMPEMTMQHCTDETVDKEMNNNVSPMAKQICAKQDIKKTATGYVSDSECSVAGISTTSHAEITGDFNSAYTVKTSSHAQGGAAGAAGRDTTMQLEAKWLGACKPDQKPGDIVMPGGFKMNVRDMDKLKALLPK
- a CDS encoding ATP-binding protein — encoded protein: MSTIDTGLTLLKSAAGRVSAANGWMGNAFKGWMPTGLYARALLIMIVPMVILQSVVAFVFMERHWNTVTRRLSAAVVQDIAALIDIYKGYPQDKDRDQIRRIAQQRLGLVVDFLPAGDMPPPGPKPFFSLLDQTLSVQLGRQIGRSFWIDTVGRSNLVEIRIQLDDAVMRVFAQRSAAYASNSEIFLFWMVGTSSILLIVAVLFLRNQIKPILRLADAAESFGKGREAPNFRPRGAREVRRAAVAFLEMKSRIERTMEQRTAMLAGVSHDLRTILTRFKLELALIGDNPELEGMRKDVDEMSMMLEDYLAFARGDSGEQSQPTDMAQALEELRSDAERHGHTATVAFHGLPVVTVKPASFKRCLANLVTNAARYGKSIAINGQRDHRYLTVTVEDDGPGIPAHLREEVFKPFLRLDNARNQDEGGTGLGLAIARDIARSHGGDITLGDSPMGGLRASVRIPV
- a CDS encoding YegJ family protein, which codes for MATQLSQPLKWVVLAAITGVSVFGILTIGPTPEVAAQDRSPIVDVRTTDPEMNTAIARARGTLPTFWASYDAPRPSETGHALKVRFSTRRGGEHIWIGDVKKLPNGTYSGLFANEPRDLPGKRAGDTVKFSEADISDWMFMRNGKIVGGETIKPTLKSLPKADADALRARMEQP